One stretch of Candidatus Thioglobus sp. DNA includes these proteins:
- the recO gene encoding DNA repair protein RecO, whose product MAKVDLTPAFLIHRRTFKDTSLLLDFLTLEHGRIRLVGRGLRNSKTQIQVFQHLKISYSGKGDLKSLSNWEADDIPRQLKGDSLILGMYVNELISRLLHEQDPHFELFEIYKSFVQNLATINPLSSHWLLRLFEHNLLQELGYGVDFSQDIIGEPIDLNAHYEYQHQGGFVRSVAGKIIGKSINQLLIDDINNMPDPQQLKACRDLNRMRLKPLLGDKPLQSRSLFFSK is encoded by the coding sequence ATGGCAAAAGTGGATTTAACCCCAGCTTTTTTGATACATCGAAGAACCTTTAAAGACACCTCTTTATTGCTAGATTTTCTTACCCTCGAACACGGCAGAATTAGATTGGTAGGTAGAGGTTTGCGCAACTCAAAAACCCAAATTCAAGTGTTTCAACACCTCAAAATTTCTTATAGTGGTAAGGGAGATTTAAAGAGCTTAAGTAACTGGGAGGCAGATGATATCCCTAGACAGCTTAAGGGTGATAGTCTTATTCTTGGTATGTATGTCAATGAGCTTATTTCAAGACTATTGCATGAGCAAGATCCTCATTTTGAACTGTTTGAGATTTACAAAAGCTTTGTTCAAAATTTAGCAACAATTAATCCGTTATCTAGCCATTGGTTGCTTCGTTTATTTGAACACAACTTATTACAAGAGCTGGGCTATGGTGTAGATTTTTCACAAGATATAATAGGTGAACCCATTGATTTAAATGCTCATTATGAATATCAACATCAAGGTGGATTTGTGAGAAGTGTTGCAGGTAAAATAATAGGAAAATCTATTAATCAATTATTGATTGATGATATTAACAACATGCCAGATCCACAGCAATTAAAGGCATGTAGAGATTTAAATCGCATGCGATTAAAACCTTTGCTGGGTGATAAGCCCTTACAAAGTCGATCATTATTTTTTAGCAAATAG
- a CDS encoding peroxiredoxin — MNKVQSITCSATSNLDVNIPDPQGRNIILYFYPKDATPGCTTEGQDFRDNHQAFVDANAVIYGVSKDTLAKHEKFKAKQVFPFELISDEEGELCEAFKVWQLKKFMGKEYMGIVRSTFIISPEGDILKSWDKARVKGHVNEVLDALESL, encoded by the coding sequence ATGAATAAAGTTCAATCCATTACCTGCTCTGCAACTAGTAATTTAGACGTTAACATTCCTGACCCACAAGGGCGCAATATTATTTTGTACTTCTACCCCAAAGATGCTACCCCAGGCTGTACCACTGAAGGTCAAGATTTTAGGGATAACCATCAAGCCTTTGTCGATGCGAATGCCGTCATTTATGGTGTATCAAAAGACACTTTGGCGAAACATGAGAAATTTAAAGCCAAACAAGTATTTCCATTTGAGCTAATCTCTGATGAAGAAGGTGAGTTATGCGAAGCCTTCAAAGTATGGCAGTTAAAAAAATTCATGGGCAAAGAGTATATGGGAATCGTGCGCTCCACTTTTATCATTAGCCCTGAAGGTGATATCCTTAAATCTTGGGATAAGGCTAGAGTTAAAGGTCATGTTAATGAGGTCTTGGATGCGCTTGAATCTCTATGA
- the acpS gene encoding holo-ACP synthase produces MIYGVGTDIINIERVEHILSKNKDGFVRRVLSDHEQSLFANKGDSASYCAKRFAAKEAFAKALGTGIGKIVSFQDLTIRNNDNGKPYFIPSEKLRLYLVGKNIKQAHLSLSDEKFNAVAFVVLELGEEKAEQSKDYGTTF; encoded by the coding sequence ATGATTTATGGCGTAGGCACGGATATCATCAATATTGAGCGTGTTGAACATATCTTAAGTAAAAATAAAGATGGTTTTGTTAGGCGAGTATTGTCGGATCATGAGCAATCATTATTTGCCAATAAAGGTGATAGCGCCTCTTATTGTGCTAAACGATTTGCTGCTAAAGAGGCTTTTGCTAAAGCATTGGGTACAGGAATTGGTAAGATTGTAAGCTTTCAAGATTTAACCATTCGTAATAACGATAATGGCAAACCTTATTTCATTCCAAGTGAAAAATTACGCCTATATTTAGTCGGTAAAAATATTAAACAGGCGCATTTAAGCTTGTCGGATGAAAAATTTAATGCGGTGGCGTTTGTCGTGTTGGAGTTGGGTGAAGAAAAAGCGGAACAATCGAAGGATTACGGCACAACTTTTTAA
- a CDS encoding metal-dependent hydrolase, with protein sequence MDSITQFSLGAVIGIAVSPKKTPKVALISGLVATIPDLDVLFSYPDALTSTIEHRGFSHSLFYLTLISPLIAALLYKLFDLLSYFRWLILVFLVLTTHPILDSFTSYGTSLLLPFSDFKIMIGSIFIIDPIYTIPLSVSIGYIFIKKKVLMINNFSFNTIALIFSQLYLLSTFVIQQSILPSGKAYATPTPFNSILWRVVVVEDDFIKQYFVDVFGSKGIEIKVENRHYLKNINQQVVDKYANFSSGFYNLEVTDNKLILKDFRMGSITNPVFSFIIAELINDQWIAVLPSRISTKFNADNMYGNE encoded by the coding sequence ATGGATTCAATTACTCAATTTAGTCTGGGTGCTGTTATTGGAATAGCCGTTTCGCCAAAGAAAACCCCAAAAGTCGCGCTGATTTCAGGACTTGTGGCAACCATACCAGATCTAGATGTTTTATTTAGTTATCCAGATGCTTTGACAAGTACCATTGAGCATAGAGGCTTCTCACATTCCTTGTTTTATCTCACTCTAATTTCGCCATTAATAGCGGCTTTACTGTACAAACTTTTTGATCTACTTAGCTATTTTCGTTGGCTAATTTTGGTCTTTTTGGTTTTAACAACTCACCCAATTCTAGATAGTTTTACAAGCTATGGCACTTCTTTGCTATTGCCTTTTAGTGATTTTAAAATTATGATTGGATCGATTTTTATCATCGATCCGATTTATACAATACCACTAAGTGTTAGCATTGGTTATATTTTCATCAAGAAGAAAGTGCTGATGATTAATAATTTTTCGTTTAATACAATTGCACTTATATTTTCACAACTTTATTTGTTGTCTACATTTGTCATCCAACAATCAATACTACCAAGCGGAAAGGCTTATGCCACACCAACGCCATTTAACAGTATATTGTGGCGAGTTGTTGTTGTTGAGGATGATTTTATTAAGCAATATTTTGTTGATGTTTTTGGCAGCAAGGGTATAGAAATTAAAGTTGAAAATCGACACTATTTAAAAAATATTAACCAACAAGTTGTTGATAAATATGCCAATTTCTCAAGTGGTTTTTACAACTTAGAAGTTACTGATAACAAGCTAATATTGAAAGATTTTAGAATGGGTAGTATTACAAATCCAGTTTTTAGTTTTATCATTGCTGAACTTATAAATGATCAGTGGATAGCAGTATTGCCCTCCAGAATTTCTACGAAGTTTAATGCAGATAATATGTATGGGAATGAATAG
- the pdxJ gene encoding pyridoxine 5'-phosphate synthase, translating into MSIYLGVNIDHIATLRQARGTNYPCPIEGALLCEQSGADSITLHLREDRRHIQDSDVEILRNKLTTKMNLEMATTDEMIAIATKIKPEDCCLVPEKREELTTEGGLEVASQIPRMTQVCAQLAEASIIVSLFIDAQKDQIDAAKECGAPVIELHTGHYANATGDEQKQEFEHIKAMAAYAHSIGLQVNAGHGLTLENTSAIAELPEIVELNIGHSIIARAIFVGLEQATREMKALMLKVRA; encoded by the coding sequence ATGAGTATTTATTTAGGCGTTAACATTGATCACATTGCCACTCTTAGGCAAGCGCGTGGTACCAACTATCCGTGTCCAATTGAAGGAGCCTTGTTGTGTGAACAATCTGGTGCTGATAGTATTACTCTGCATTTGCGTGAGGATAGGCGTCATATTCAAGATTCTGATGTAGAAATTTTACGAAATAAGCTCACGACTAAGATGAATTTAGAAATGGCAACGACAGATGAGATGATCGCCATTGCCACTAAAATTAAACCTGAAGACTGTTGTTTGGTACCTGAAAAGCGCGAAGAACTAACAACAGAGGGTGGGCTTGAAGTTGCTAGCCAAATTCCAAGAATGACACAAGTTTGCGCTCAATTAGCTGAAGCTAGTATTATTGTTTCACTATTTATTGATGCCCAAAAAGATCAGATTGATGCGGCAAAAGAATGCGGCGCGCCAGTTATTGAGCTTCATACAGGCCATTATGCTAATGCAACGGGCGATGAGCAAAAACAAGAGTTTGAGCATATAAAAGCAATGGCGGCATACGCACATTCTATTGGCCTACAGGTTAATGCCGGACACGGGCTTACTTTAGAAAATACTTCGGCAATTGCTGAATTGCCTGAAATTGTAGAGCTAAATATTGGTCATTCGATTATTGCAAGGGCTATATTTGTCGGTCTTGAGCAAGCTACTCGTGAAATGAAAGCGTTAATGCTTAAAGTTAGAGCATGA
- the ubiG gene encoding bifunctional 2-polyprenyl-6-hydroxyphenol methylase/3-demethylubiquinol 3-O-methyltransferase UbiG — MSNVDFNEVDKFAALASRWWDKNSEFKPLHDINPLRLDYIKERCNNSLENLNILDVGCGGGILTEAMCEQGAKVTGIDMAEAGLEVAKLHLLESGLEVDYQKIPVEELAKTHAGQFDVVTCLEMLEHVPDPSSVIKACATLVKPGGQVFLSTLNRNAKSYLFAIIGAEYVLKLLPQGTHDWDNFIKPSEMDEWSRQADMSLKGMIGMTYNPFKKTYKLGHDVSVNYLCHYSK, encoded by the coding sequence ATGAGTAATGTAGATTTTAATGAAGTTGATAAGTTTGCCGCGCTAGCCTCTCGCTGGTGGGACAAAAATTCGGAATTTAAACCACTTCATGACATTAACCCTTTGCGCCTTGATTATATTAAAGAGCGTTGCAACAACTCTCTAGAGAACTTAAATATTCTAGATGTAGGTTGTGGCGGTGGCATTCTTACTGAAGCTATGTGCGAGCAAGGTGCAAAAGTAACTGGCATTGATATGGCAGAAGCTGGACTCGAAGTAGCCAAGCTGCACTTATTGGAATCCGGATTAGAAGTTGATTATCAAAAGATTCCAGTAGAAGAATTAGCCAAAACTCACGCTGGACAATTTGACGTAGTAACTTGTCTAGAAATGCTTGAACACGTTCCTGATCCAAGTTCTGTTATTAAAGCTTGTGCTACTTTGGTCAAGCCAGGTGGTCAAGTGTTTTTATCAACCCTTAATCGTAATGCCAAGTCATACTTGTTTGCGATCATTGGTGCTGAGTATGTCTTAAAACTTCTACCTCAGGGCACGCATGATTGGGACAATTTCATTAAACCAAGTGAAATGGATGAATGGTCAAGACAAGCTGATATGTCGTTAAAAGGCATGATTGGCATGACTTATAATCCATTTAAGAAAACCTACAAGTTAGGGCATGACGTCAGTGTTAATTACCTATGTCATTATTCAAAATAA
- a CDS encoding peroxiredoxin, giving the protein MNKVKSINCKATSNLDISIPDAKRRNIVLYFYPKDATSGCTLEGQDFRDNHQAFVDANCVIYGVSKDSMASHEQFKKDQSFPFELIADEDGTLCEAFGIWQLKPGNGEQKIGIVRSTFIINANGDILKSWDKVAVGGHVEAVLAEVQSL; this is encoded by the coding sequence ATGAACAAAGTTAAATCAATCAACTGCAAAGCAACCAGCAATTTAGATATTAGTATTCCTGATGCAAAAAGACGCAACATTGTGTTGTATTTCTATCCTAAAGATGCTACTTCAGGCTGCACGCTTGAAGGTCAAGATTTTAGGGATAACCATCAAGCTTTTGTCGATGCAAATTGCGTGATCTATGGCGTGTCAAAAGATAGCATGGCTAGCCATGAACAATTCAAAAAAGATCAATCATTTCCATTTGAACTAATTGCTGATGAAGACGGCACACTATGTGAGGCATTCGGTATATGGCAATTAAAACCTGGAAATGGCGAACAAAAAATAGGTATTGTGCGCTCAACTTTTATCATTAATGCAAATGGTGACATCTTAAAATCTTGGGATAAGGTTGCAGTAGGCGGTCATGTCGAAGCAGTATTAGCAGAGGTTCAATCACTATGA